In a single window of the Micromonospora sp. WMMD1155 genome:
- a CDS encoding winged helix-turn-helix domain-containing protein, with protein sequence MPVKPKWEQLADHIRSQIESGELAPGDQLPSTMQLKAQHGVSTTVVRQAILVLQTQGWVQGVHGLGVFVAER encoded by the coding sequence ATGCCCGTCAAACCGAAGTGGGAACAGCTCGCGGATCACATCCGGAGCCAGATTGAGTCGGGAGAACTCGCGCCGGGGGACCAGTTGCCGTCCACGATGCAGCTCAAGGCTCAGCATGGCGTCTCAACGACCGTGGTCCGGCAGGCCATCCTGGTCCTTCAGACCCAAGGTTGGGTGCAGGGCGTTCACGGGCTTGGAGTGTTCGTCGCCGAGCGCTAA
- a CDS encoding DUF6244 family protein — MSAAQIIARLAAASQKLDEAKAKTAAAAQDAAEARALVAGALEGVAAGPLVGMIDAYRQALAQASQGGEPAKQHVQETIAKVRALGN; from the coding sequence GTGAGCGCGGCACAGATCATCGCGAGGTTGGCGGCGGCGTCGCAGAAGCTGGACGAGGCGAAGGCCAAGACCGCAGCGGCGGCGCAGGACGCCGCCGAGGCGCGGGCACTCGTCGCCGGTGCCCTGGAAGGTGTGGCTGCGGGTCCGCTGGTCGGCATGATCGACGCGTACCGTCAGGCGCTGGCGCAGGCGTCGCAGGGTGGCGAGCCGGCCAAGCAGCACGTCCAGGAGACGATCGCCAAGGTCCGAGCGCTGGGAAACTGA
- a CDS encoding nitroreductase family deazaflavin-dependent oxidoreductase has protein sequence MTEQDQHETVEDSPVGWVASHIRRYVQTDGADGGTFHGVPSLLLTTRGRRSGTLRRTALMYGRDGDDHLLVASNGGADKHPAWYLNLSADPTVEVQVDAERFVGRARTATAEERVRLWPVMTKVFPTYARYQKGTEREIPLVIIERTSEGSG, from the coding sequence TTGACCGAGCAGGATCAGCACGAGACGGTCGAGGACAGCCCGGTCGGCTGGGTCGCCAGCCACATCCGGCGCTACGTGCAGACCGACGGCGCGGACGGCGGCACCTTCCACGGCGTACCCTCGCTGCTTCTCACCACCCGCGGACGCCGCAGCGGCACACTGCGCCGCACCGCGCTGATGTACGGACGCGACGGCGACGACCACCTGCTGGTGGCGTCCAACGGCGGGGCGGACAAGCACCCGGCCTGGTACCTGAACCTGAGCGCCGACCCGACCGTGGAGGTCCAGGTCGACGCGGAGCGGTTCGTCGGCCGGGCCCGCACGGCGACCGCCGAGGAGCGCGTCCGGCTGTGGCCGGTGATGACGAAGGTCTTCCCTACCTACGCGCGCTACCAGAAGGGGACCGAGCGGGAGATTCCCCTGGTCATCATCGAACGCACTAGTGAGGGAAGCGGATGA
- a CDS encoding SEC-C domain-containing protein: MPELLTADRIEQIGALGPGSPDPAALVAELVGAVDEGRVADPADTGFALLVAADILEQAGDRADALALATRAIAEQPDEDAYPRAVRGGLLLRLGRTDEGLAELTALRPLLETHPDAAYLIDELVESDHTETALEWLTGALDAILERTRTHQHESEDAQDEAAAMIFGLTQQRHDLREDLGLPHDEYDNLADRLRAASDHALDALDDGPATLLFWPKAEFDALLVRWSALAESYPPTWDEHRANLERALVEASGLGGADLGVVTGTVAGLAAFAGVDPIDEETLDEYADSLDEAGVTAWPPGRNDLCWCGSGTKYKKCCLPRSRG; the protein is encoded by the coding sequence ATGCCGGAACTGTTGACCGCCGACCGCATCGAGCAGATCGGCGCCCTGGGCCCGGGAAGCCCTGACCCGGCCGCGCTGGTCGCCGAACTGGTGGGCGCCGTCGACGAGGGGCGGGTCGCGGACCCCGCCGACACCGGGTTCGCCCTGCTGGTCGCCGCGGACATCCTGGAGCAGGCCGGCGACCGCGCCGACGCGCTCGCCCTGGCCACCCGCGCCATCGCCGAACAGCCCGACGAGGACGCGTACCCCCGGGCGGTGCGCGGCGGCCTGCTGCTACGCCTCGGCCGTACCGACGAGGGTCTGGCCGAGCTGACCGCGCTACGCCCGCTGCTGGAGACCCACCCCGACGCCGCGTACCTGATCGACGAGTTGGTCGAATCCGACCACACCGAGACGGCGCTGGAGTGGCTGACCGGGGCACTCGACGCGATCCTGGAACGGACCCGCACCCACCAACACGAGTCCGAGGACGCCCAGGACGAGGCCGCCGCCATGATCTTCGGCCTGACCCAGCAACGGCACGACCTGCGCGAGGACCTGGGTCTGCCGCACGACGAGTACGACAACCTCGCCGACCGGCTGCGCGCCGCCAGCGACCACGCGCTCGACGCCCTGGACGACGGCCCGGCGACGCTGCTGTTCTGGCCGAAGGCGGAGTTCGACGCGCTGCTGGTGCGCTGGTCGGCGCTCGCCGAGAGCTACCCGCCCACCTGGGACGAACACCGCGCCAACCTCGAACGCGCCCTCGTCGAGGCTTCCGGGCTGGGCGGCGCCGACCTGGGCGTGGTCACGGGCACGGTCGCGGGCCTGGCGGCCTTCGCCGGCGTCGACCCCATTGACGAGGAAACCCTCGACGAGTACGCCGACAGCCTCGACGAGGCCGGCGTGACCGCCTGGCCACCCGGCCGCAACGACCTCTGCTGGTGCGGGTCCGGCACCAAGTACAAGAAGTGCTGCCTGCCCCGCTCGCGCGGCTGA
- a CDS encoding antibiotic biosynthesis monooxygenase yields MSLLVITRFTADPAHAEQVPTRHADLVSATRAAVGGPLEARLGRVDERQWVGVWRWESAEQLAAAREVTPGSAAGTAAFALAIDPTAEEVQLVDER; encoded by the coding sequence ATGTCTCTGCTCGTGATCACACGCTTCACCGCCGACCCCGCTCACGCCGAGCAGGTGCCCACCCGCCACGCCGACCTCGTGTCGGCCACCCGGGCGGCCGTCGGCGGCCCGCTCGAGGCCCGCCTCGGCCGCGTCGACGAGCGGCAGTGGGTGGGCGTGTGGCGGTGGGAGTCGGCCGAGCAGCTGGCGGCGGCACGGGAGGTGACACCGGGCAGCGCCGCCGGCACGGCGGCGTTCGCGCTGGCCATCGACCCCACCGCCGAGGAGGTCCAGCTCGTCGACGAACGCTGA
- a CDS encoding TetR/AcrR family transcriptional regulator, which translates to MSDVKGLGLRSQKARQTRQKILAAARELFVERGYGATNLQDVAAAAQVAVQTIYFAFGNKRTLLKELIDVTVAGDDEPVATMDRQWFRAAMAAGTAQEQLRAHVDGTMAVLDRVAPIMRMLDAAVATDAEVAAIWPPEIDPRYVVHEAAATSLMTKPGARTDVSVAQAADVLYALLGPELYLVLVRERGWSPQRWSEWAFATLRAQLCVT; encoded by the coding sequence ATGAGCGATGTCAAGGGCTTGGGACTACGCAGCCAGAAGGCGCGACAAACCCGGCAGAAGATCCTGGCGGCCGCGCGGGAGTTGTTCGTCGAGCGCGGCTACGGCGCGACGAATCTTCAGGACGTGGCGGCGGCAGCCCAGGTGGCGGTGCAGACGATCTACTTCGCCTTCGGCAACAAGCGCACACTGCTCAAAGAGCTGATCGATGTCACGGTGGCCGGGGACGACGAGCCGGTGGCCACCATGGACCGGCAGTGGTTTCGGGCCGCCATGGCTGCCGGGACGGCGCAGGAGCAGTTGCGCGCGCACGTCGACGGCACCATGGCGGTGCTGGACCGGGTGGCGCCGATCATGCGGATGCTCGATGCCGCCGTCGCGACGGACGCCGAGGTCGCCGCGATCTGGCCCCCGGAGATCGATCCCCGGTACGTGGTGCACGAGGCCGCCGCGACGTCGCTGATGACCAAGCCGGGGGCGCGTACCGACGTGTCCGTCGCGCAGGCTGCCGACGTGCTCTACGCCCTGCTCGGCCCGGAGCTCTACCTGGTCCTGGTACGGGAGCGGGGGTGGTCGCCGCAGCGCTGGTCGGAGTGGGCTTTCGCCACCCTGCGCGCCCAGCTCTGCGTCACCTGA
- a CDS encoding MFS transporter, giving the protein MAVTSRRSSRRLTFTVLAAGAGFFAMLQSLITPVLPTIQQDLHTSQNTVTWVLTAYLLSASIFTPILGRVGDMVGKERMLVASLAALALGCLVAAIAPNIGVLIVARVVQGIGGAVFPLSFGIIRDEFPAARVSSAVGAISAIVAAGGGLGIVLAGPIVAALDYRWLFWIPMVVVGLTAVAAHLFIPESPVRTPGRIDWRATLLLSGWLVALLLPISQGAAWGWTSTRVVGLLALAVVLLAGWLVAEVRSANPLIDMRMMRLPGVWTTNLVALLYGASMFSVYAFLPQFVQTPATAGYGFGASISQAGLLMLPMLVAMFVAGLVAGRLQAVFSAKAQLASGAAFNVAASAMLATAHDTRWEVAVAGGLAGLGIGLAFASMANLIVASVPASQTGVATGMNANIRTIGGAIGAAVVSGVITAHPQASGLPREADFTMGFLLLTAIAVAATLAALAVPSARRASAGRGPSTATIVESELAGEFATMPATR; this is encoded by the coding sequence GTGGCAGTGACCTCCCGACGCAGCTCGCGTCGGCTCACCTTCACCGTGCTCGCGGCCGGCGCCGGGTTCTTCGCGATGCTCCAGTCGCTGATCACCCCGGTGCTGCCGACCATCCAGCAGGACCTGCACACCTCCCAGAACACCGTGACCTGGGTGCTCACCGCCTACCTGCTCTCGGCGTCGATCTTCACGCCGATCCTCGGGCGGGTCGGCGACATGGTCGGCAAGGAGCGGATGCTCGTCGCCTCGCTCGCCGCGCTCGCCCTCGGCTGCCTGGTGGCCGCCATCGCCCCGAACATCGGCGTCCTCATCGTCGCCCGCGTCGTGCAGGGCATCGGCGGCGCGGTCTTCCCGCTGTCGTTCGGCATCATCCGGGACGAGTTCCCGGCCGCCCGGGTCTCCTCGGCCGTCGGCGCCATCTCGGCGATCGTCGCGGCGGGCGGTGGCCTGGGCATCGTGCTGGCCGGCCCGATCGTCGCCGCGCTGGACTACCGGTGGCTGTTCTGGATCCCGATGGTCGTGGTGGGCCTGACCGCCGTCGCCGCCCACCTGTTCATTCCCGAGTCGCCGGTCCGCACCCCCGGACGCATCGACTGGCGCGCCACGCTGCTGCTCTCCGGCTGGCTGGTCGCGCTGCTGCTGCCGATCAGCCAGGGCGCGGCCTGGGGCTGGACCTCCACCCGGGTGGTCGGCCTGCTCGCGCTCGCCGTGGTGCTGCTGGCCGGCTGGCTGGTCGCCGAGGTGCGCTCGGCCAACCCGCTGATCGACATGCGGATGATGCGCCTGCCCGGCGTGTGGACCACCAACCTGGTCGCCCTGCTCTACGGCGCGTCGATGTTCTCCGTGTACGCCTTCCTCCCCCAGTTCGTGCAGACCCCGGCCACCGCCGGCTACGGCTTCGGCGCCAGCATCAGCCAGGCCGGTCTGCTCATGCTGCCGATGCTCGTCGCGATGTTCGTCGCCGGCCTCGTCGCCGGCCGCCTCCAGGCCGTCTTCAGCGCCAAGGCGCAGCTCGCGTCCGGTGCCGCGTTCAACGTGGCCGCGTCCGCCATGCTGGCCACCGCCCACGACACCCGCTGGGAGGTCGCCGTCGCCGGTGGCCTGGCCGGTCTCGGCATCGGCCTGGCCTTCGCGTCGATGGCCAACCTGATCGTCGCCAGCGTGCCCGCCAGCCAGACCGGCGTGGCCACCGGCATGAACGCCAACATCCGCACCATCGGCGGCGCGATCGGCGCGGCCGTGGTCAGTGGCGTGATCACCGCCCACCCGCAGGCCAGCGGCCTGCCCCGGGAGGCCGACTTCACGATGGGGTTTCTCCTCCTCACCGCGATCGCCGTCGCGGCCACCCTCGCGGCCCTGGCCGTCCCGTCCGCCCGGCGGGCGTCGGCCGGTCGCGGGCCGTCCACCGCGACGATCGTCGAGTCGGAGCTAGCCGGCGAGTTCGCCACCATGCCCGCGACCCGCTGA
- a CDS encoding TetR/AcrR family transcriptional regulator yields MSSTGQAPEVFAQRPKRADARRNYDSLIAAAREAFAENGAAASLEDVARRAGVGIGTLYRNFPSRRHLFEAVYVEEVRALSRSAEDLAELAPWDALVAWLHRFVAYVATKRALAEHLLHDSEIFQSCRTEIYAAGEPLMRRAQAARVVRDDIGFDDVVRLISGLTMAQFPSPEQRDRVLGVALDGLRPPAASS; encoded by the coding sequence ATGAGCAGCACGGGGCAGGCGCCCGAGGTCTTCGCCCAGCGGCCCAAGCGGGCCGATGCGCGGCGCAACTACGACTCCCTGATCGCCGCTGCCCGTGAGGCGTTCGCCGAGAACGGCGCCGCCGCCTCGTTGGAGGACGTGGCCCGGCGGGCCGGGGTGGGCATCGGCACGCTCTACCGCAACTTCCCCAGCCGACGGCACCTGTTCGAGGCGGTCTACGTCGAGGAGGTCCGGGCGTTGAGCCGCTCCGCCGAGGACCTGGCCGAGCTGGCACCGTGGGACGCGCTGGTCGCCTGGCTGCACCGCTTCGTCGCGTACGTCGCCACCAAGCGGGCGCTCGCCGAGCATCTGCTGCACGACTCCGAGATCTTCCAGAGCTGCCGGACGGAGATCTACGCCGCCGGTGAACCGCTCATGCGCCGGGCCCAGGCCGCCCGCGTGGTCCGTGACGACATCGGGTTCGACGACGTGGTGCGGCTGATCAGTGGCCTCACCATGGCGCAGTTCCCGTCCCCGGAGCAGCGCGACCGGGTGCTCGGCGTGGCCCTGGACGGGCTGCGCCCGCCCGCCGCGTCGAGCTGA
- a CDS encoding pentapeptide repeat-containing protein: MSTDEPPERRLRVMPWWLVLVGLLIAAVLGWLVLDLLLTEADRAGQPDTRATLRINAIRTGLTVVAGTGGGLALLLAARRQWITERAQRHQENVAARDQSHRDRVQAHAESVAEAAQRHQDRQSSAAEHDAAERRLTELYTRAVELLGNDSAAVRLGGLHALERLGQDNPGQRTTIAAVLCAYLRMPAPDDEPRETEVRRTAQRVLTRHLRADDAAHWPELTLDLVGARLVDFDAAGCTLVDANFTGAVFTGTTTFAGATARGRLLLGAATFGDVIFEGLTADGEVVLDGVRGVGQAGFDGAAFTGGLSCRRAGFAGQTSFRRTTFGQPTSFDATRFEDAVTFREAAFDGALSMEHTEFGRSATFYSVRFTNMALFRWTVFGAEALFDRARFADAANFGRARFHSMASFRDTQFSRPPQVEQARAMVDAGHRWPAGTVTERLDDEWLLLVDS, encoded by the coding sequence GTGTCCACGGACGAACCCCCCGAGCGCCGGCTACGGGTGATGCCCTGGTGGCTGGTCCTGGTCGGTCTGCTGATCGCCGCCGTCCTGGGCTGGCTGGTGCTGGACCTGCTCCTCACCGAGGCGGACCGGGCCGGTCAGCCGGACACCCGGGCCACGCTGCGCATCAACGCGATCCGCACCGGCCTGACCGTGGTGGCCGGCACCGGCGGAGGGCTCGCCCTGCTGCTGGCCGCCCGCCGGCAGTGGATCACCGAACGCGCCCAGCGACACCAGGAGAACGTCGCCGCCCGGGATCAGAGCCACCGGGACCGGGTTCAGGCGCACGCCGAGTCGGTGGCCGAGGCCGCGCAGCGCCACCAGGACCGGCAGTCCTCAGCCGCCGAGCACGACGCGGCGGAACGGCGGCTGACCGAGCTCTACACCCGGGCGGTGGAGCTGCTCGGCAACGACAGCGCGGCGGTACGCCTCGGTGGCCTGCACGCGCTGGAACGCCTCGGCCAGGACAATCCGGGGCAGCGCACGACGATCGCGGCGGTGCTCTGCGCGTACCTGCGGATGCCGGCGCCCGACGACGAGCCGCGCGAGACGGAGGTCCGGCGCACCGCGCAGCGCGTCCTCACCCGGCACCTGCGTGCGGACGACGCGGCCCACTGGCCGGAGCTGACGCTCGACCTGGTCGGCGCCCGGCTGGTCGACTTCGACGCCGCCGGCTGCACGCTCGTCGACGCGAACTTCACCGGCGCGGTGTTCACCGGCACGACCACCTTCGCGGGCGCGACGGCGCGGGGGCGTCTCCTGCTCGGGGCGGCGACCTTCGGCGACGTGATCTTCGAGGGCCTCACGGCCGACGGCGAGGTCGTGCTGGACGGGGTTCGGGGCGTCGGCCAGGCCGGCTTCGACGGGGCCGCCTTCACCGGTGGCCTGTCCTGCCGGCGAGCCGGCTTCGCCGGCCAGACCTCGTTCCGCCGGACGACCTTCGGCCAGCCCACCAGCTTCGACGCGACGCGCTTCGAGGACGCCGTCACGTTCCGGGAGGCCGCCTTCGACGGCGCCCTGTCGATGGAGCACACCGAGTTCGGGCGGTCGGCCACCTTCTACTCCGTCCGCTTCACGAACATGGCGCTGTTCCGCTGGACGGTGTTCGGCGCGGAGGCGCTGTTCGACAGGGCCCGCTTCGCCGACGCCGCGAACTTCGGCCGAGCCCGCTTCCACAGCATGGCGAGCTTCCGCGACACCCAGTTCAGCCGACCACCACAGGTGGAGCAGGCCCGGGCGATGGTCGACGCCGGTCACCGCTGGCCGGCGGGCACGGTGACCGAACGCCTCGACGACGAGTGGCTACTGCTCGTCGACAGCTGA